In Rutidosis leptorrhynchoides isolate AG116_Rl617_1_P2 chromosome 2, CSIRO_AGI_Rlap_v1, whole genome shotgun sequence, one genomic interval encodes:
- the LOC139892034 gene encoding uncharacterized protein, which translates to MDSSSIVVKVQYGNTLKRFKVAIENRKLAIDNFTLREKIRGLFSIASGDDFTLTYLDEDHHEVTLSANGDDELDDILQQRLNPLFMYVKLTNTVNGGTSINYQYYPTQTGYLKNSVPKQKPTPYSRPNLANLIAAQTLFLSKLQAKSQRVKPAASQTPKTPSPVSQTQNTLSQPAVSQTQNILSQPAFYQTQNTLSQPAVSGFDQLSTFGTIQTLNSSSSLTVTSPVSQTQNTISQQHPYQASNNKTVAAGVSELVNKMRTDVVIKSED; encoded by the exons ATGGATTCTTCTTCCATTGTGGTCAAG GTTCAGTATGGGAACACACTTAAACGCTTCAAGGTTGCTATCGAAAACAGGAAACTTGCTATTGACAATTTTACCTTGAGGGAGAAGATTCGCGGTCTCTTTAGCATTGCTTCTGGCGACGACTTTACGTTGACCTACCTTGATGAAGATCACCATGAGGTTACACTTTCTGCTAATGGTGATGATGAACTTGATGACATTTTACAACAACGTTTGAATCCGTTATTTATGTATGTCAAGTTAACTAATACCGTCAACGGTGGAACAAGTATCAATTATCAGTACTACCCGACTCAAACAGGGTACTTGAAAAATTCAGTTCCTAAACAAAAACCCACTCCTTATTCTCGTCCAAACCTTGCGAACCTTATCGCTGCTCAAACTCTGTTTTTGTCAAAATTACAAGCTAAATCTCAACGCGTTAAACCTGCAGCTTCTCAAACTCCAAAAACACCAAGTCCAGTTTCTCAAACTCAGAACACACTATCGCAACCTGCAGTTTCTCAAACTCAGAACATACTATCGCAACCTGCATTTTATCAAACTCAGAACACACTATCTCAACCTGCAGTTTCTGGTTTTGATCAGTTATCGACTTTCGGGACTATTCAAACTCtgaattcatcatcatcactaaCTGTTACATCTCCAGTTTCTCAAACTCAGAACACAATATCGCAACAACATCCGTATCAAGCATCAAATAATAAAACAGTTGCAGCAGGTGTTTCTGAGCTTGTGAACAAAATGAGGACTGACGTGGTAATCAAATCAGAAGATTAA